From Selenomonas sp. AB3002, one genomic window encodes:
- a CDS encoding helix-turn-helix transcriptional regulator, translated as MQNKLAELRKERNMSQKEFSKIFNVAQNTISQWEQGKRNMDTEILLKLADFFQVTTDYLLGRSGAVSRPAGTFALSASEELLVKKYRTLPPLSRETVDTVLDSLYVKEQACRQKKSTAS; from the coding sequence TTGCAGAATAAGCTCGCAGAGCTGCGAAAAGAGCGGAATATGAGCCAAAAAGAATTCAGCAAGATTTTCAACGTAGCACAGAATACTATCTCCCAATGGGAACAGGGCAAGCGGAACATGGATACGGAAATCCTCCTGAAGCTGGCGGATTTCTTCCAGGTTACTACTGACTATCTGCTGGGTAGGAGCGGAGCTGTCTCGCGTCCTGCGGGGACCTTTGCACTCTCGGCTTCTGAGGAACTGCTGGTCAAGAAATACCGCACCCTGCCACCCTTGAGCCGGGAAACCGTGGACACCGTGCTTGATTCCCTGTATGTCAAAGAACAAGCTTGCAGACAAAAAAAGAGCACGGCTTCATAA
- a CDS encoding polyribonucleotide nucleotidyltransferase gives MHSFEMELGGRKLIIENGKMAKQANGAVLVRYGDTVVLVTATASAEPREGVDFFPLTVDYEEKMYAAGKIPGGFIKREGRPSSDAILCARLIDRPIRPLFPEGFRNDVQIVATVMSVEQDNAPELAAMIGASCALTVSDIPFMGPIAGVRVGRVNDEFVINPTEAQREVSTLNLTVAGSHDAVMMVEAGANELPEDVVLDAILFGHKEIQRLVEFQQDIQKECGKEKKEAKLFSVSEELSAAISDYAKARLDEATRNPDKLERDANIAEIKADTMEHFLADWPESDKEISYILYKLEKDIVRHMITHEKIRPDGRALDEVRPVSCEVGLLPRTHGSGLFTRGQTQILNVTTLGAIGDEQIIDGLGPETTKHYIHHYNFPGYSVGEARPIRSPGRREIGHGALAERALVPVIPSLEEFPYTIRLVSEVLESNGSSSMGSVCGSTLSLMNAGVPIKRPVSGVAMGLVKDGDAYTILTDIQGMEDALGDMDFKVAGTEKGVTAIQMDIKIAGITREILHAALEQAKRGRAFILGKMLECIPEPAKDLSPYAPRVETVTIKVDKIRDVIGTGGKVVRKITEETGVQMDIHEDGNIFITSNDAEGMKRAKEMIEEIVHEIEVGEVYTGKVTRLMKFGAFVELLPGREGLCHISQLAKRRVEKVEDVVQEGDQLQVKVVEIDDKGRVNVSHKVLL, from the coding sequence ATGCATAGTTTCGAAATGGAGCTGGGCGGACGCAAGCTCATCATTGAAAATGGCAAGATGGCCAAGCAGGCTAACGGTGCAGTGCTGGTGCGCTACGGCGACACGGTGGTGCTGGTGACGGCTACCGCCTCAGCAGAGCCCCGGGAGGGCGTGGATTTCTTCCCCTTGACGGTGGACTATGAGGAGAAGATGTATGCAGCAGGCAAGATTCCTGGCGGCTTCATCAAGCGTGAGGGGCGTCCTTCCAGCGATGCCATCCTCTGCGCCCGTCTCATTGACCGTCCTATCCGTCCTCTCTTCCCTGAGGGCTTCCGCAATGATGTGCAGATTGTGGCTACCGTCATGTCCGTGGAGCAGGACAATGCCCCGGAATTGGCAGCCATGATTGGCGCTTCCTGCGCCCTCACCGTATCCGATATTCCCTTTATGGGTCCCATTGCCGGTGTGCGCGTGGGCCGGGTGAATGACGAGTTCGTCATCAACCCCACAGAGGCCCAGCGGGAGGTTTCCACCCTGAACCTGACAGTAGCTGGTTCCCATGATGCGGTGATGATGGTAGAGGCAGGCGCCAACGAGCTGCCTGAGGACGTGGTGCTGGATGCCATCCTCTTCGGCCACAAGGAAATCCAGCGTCTGGTGGAGTTCCAGCAGGATATCCAGAAGGAGTGCGGCAAGGAGAAGAAGGAAGCCAAGCTTTTCTCTGTGTCTGAGGAGCTCTCTGCCGCTATCAGCGACTATGCCAAGGCCCGCCTGGATGAGGCAACCCGCAATCCGGACAAGCTGGAGCGTGATGCCAATATTGCGGAAATCAAGGCCGATACCATGGAGCATTTCCTGGCTGACTGGCCTGAGTCTGACAAGGAGATTTCCTATATCCTCTACAAGTTGGAGAAGGACATAGTCCGCCACATGATCACCCATGAGAAGATCCGTCCTGATGGACGTGCTTTGGACGAGGTGCGCCCCGTGTCCTGCGAAGTGGGCCTGCTGCCCCGCACGCATGGTTCCGGCCTCTTCACCCGCGGCCAGACCCAGATTCTGAACGTGACTACCCTTGGTGCCATCGGGGATGAGCAGATCATTGACGGCCTTGGCCCTGAGACCACCAAGCACTATATCCATCATTACAACTTCCCCGGCTACAGCGTAGGCGAGGCCAGGCCCATCCGCAGCCCGGGCCGTCGTGAGATTGGCCACGGCGCTCTGGCAGAGCGCGCTCTGGTGCCGGTCATTCCCTCTCTGGAAGAGTTCCCCTACACCATCCGTCTGGTGTCCGAGGTCTTGGAGTCCAACGGCTCCAGCTCCATGGGCAGCGTCTGCGGCAGCACCCTGTCCCTCATGAATGCCGGCGTGCCCATCAAGCGCCCCGTGTCCGGTGTGGCCATGGGCCTGGTGAAGGATGGGGATGCTTATACCATCCTGACGGATATCCAGGGCATGGAAGATGCTCTTGGCGATATGGACTTCAAGGTGGCAGGTACGGAAAAGGGTGTCACCGCCATCCAGATGGACATCAAGATTGCAGGCATCACCCGTGAGATTCTCCATGCTGCTCTGGAGCAGGCCAAGCGTGGCCGTGCTTTCATCCTGGGCAAGATGCTGGAGTGCATCCCCGAGCCTGCCAAGGACCTTTCTCCCTATGCTCCCCGGGTGGAGACTGTCACCATCAAGGTGGACAAGATTCGCGATGTCATCGGCACCGGTGGTAAGGTGGTGCGCAAGATTACCGAGGAAACCGGTGTGCAGATGGATATCCACGAGGATGGCAACATCTTCATCACTTCCAACGATGCAGAGGGCATGAAGCGTGCCAAGGAAATGATTGAGGAAATCGTCCATGAAATTGAAGTGGGCGAGGTCTACACCGGTAAGGTCACCCGCCTCATGAAGTTCGGTGCCTTTGTGGAGCTTCTGCCTGGTCGCGAGGGTCTCTGCCACATCTCCCAGCTGGCCAAGCGCCGTGTTGAGAAGGTGGAGGACGTGGTGCAGGAAGGCGATCAGCTCCAGGTGAAGGTAGTGGAGATTGACGATAAAGGCCGTGTGAACGTCAGCCACAAGGTTCTGCTGTAA
- a CDS encoding UDP-glucose/GDP-mannose dehydrogenase family protein: MKIAIAGTGYVGFVTAVCLAEHGHQVTCVDVDKQKIDSLNRYGKALIYEKDLDALMEKNKERLTYTTDYASAYKDAEIIFIGVGTPEKRDGSANLNYVYAVAMQIAETAERECVVVVKSTVPIGTNERIEKLIKEHRVEGAAPLHVASNPEFLSQGTAVHDTLHASRIVMGVEDDYSKAKLTELYKDFAAPKIITNRRSAEMIKYASNDFLALKISYINEIANLCEEIGADIEDVAKGMGYDKRIGSKFLRAGIGYGGSCFPKDTKALHWLSDYHEQELKTVKAAIEINDHQKLKLIRKAHKYYEDLEGVTVAVLGLTFKPGTDDLREAPSLTNVPMLLEEGAIVRVYDPIGMERFKELYPTQVKYCKDIDTVLKGAKLCLILTDWPQVKEYPLEGFKKNMERAIVLDGRNCYSLAEAESAGMTYESMGRKAIVSKSME, translated from the coding sequence ATGAAAATAGCAATCGCTGGCACCGGCTATGTCGGTTTCGTCACCGCCGTTTGCCTGGCCGAGCACGGCCACCAGGTAACCTGTGTGGATGTGGACAAGCAGAAAATCGACAGCCTGAACCGCTACGGCAAGGCCCTGATCTACGAAAAAGACCTGGATGCCCTGATGGAAAAGAACAAGGAGCGCCTGACCTACACCACGGATTATGCCAGTGCCTACAAGGATGCAGAAATCATCTTTATCGGCGTGGGTACCCCGGAGAAAAGGGATGGCTCCGCCAATCTGAACTACGTCTACGCCGTGGCCATGCAGATAGCGGAGACCGCAGAACGTGAGTGCGTGGTGGTAGTGAAATCCACTGTCCCCATCGGCACCAATGAACGAATCGAAAAGCTTATCAAAGAGCATAGAGTGGAGGGGGCAGCCCCACTCCATGTAGCATCTAACCCGGAGTTTTTGTCGCAGGGTACGGCGGTGCACGATACTCTCCATGCCTCACGCATCGTCATGGGGGTGGAGGATGACTACTCCAAAGCAAAGCTCACGGAACTCTACAAGGATTTCGCTGCCCCGAAGATCATCACCAACCGCCGCAGTGCAGAGATGATCAAGTATGCTTCCAATGATTTCCTGGCGCTCAAGATAAGCTACATCAACGAAATCGCTAACCTTTGCGAGGAAATCGGGGCAGATATCGAGGACGTAGCCAAAGGCATGGGCTACGACAAGCGCATTGGCAGCAAGTTCCTGCGGGCAGGGATAGGTTATGGCGGGTCTTGTTTTCCAAAAGATACCAAAGCTTTGCACTGGCTATCTGACTATCATGAGCAGGAGCTGAAGACTGTCAAGGCGGCCATTGAGATCAATGACCACCAGAAGTTGAAGCTGATTCGCAAGGCTCATAAGTACTATGAGGATTTGGAAGGTGTCACAGTGGCTGTGCTAGGGCTTACCTTCAAGCCTGGCACAGATGATTTGAGAGAGGCACCGTCTCTCACCAATGTACCTATGTTGCTGGAGGAAGGGGCTATAGTGAGGGTTTATGACCCCATTGGTATGGAGCGGTTCAAGGAACTTTATCCTACTCAGGTGAAGTATTGCAAGGATATAGATACGGTCTTAAAAGGTGCGAAACTTTGCCTGATACTGACAGACTGGCCTCAGGTCAAGGAGTACCCGCTGGAAGGATTTAAGAAGAATATGGAGAGGGCCATCGTGCTGGATGGCAGGAACTGTTATAGTTTGGCAGAGGCAGAGTCTGCTGGCATGACGTATGAGTCTATGGGTCGAAAGGCCATTGTGTCAAAATCAATGGAATGA
- the rpsO gene encoding 30S ribosomal protein S15 produces MLTQEAKQEIIKKYAVHEGDTGSAEVQIAVLTARIQYLTDHLKEHKKDHHSRRGLLKMVGHRRRLLSYLYKTDIERYRSIINKLNLRK; encoded by the coding sequence ATGCTGACTCAGGAAGCAAAACAGGAAATCATCAAGAAGTACGCTGTGCACGAGGGCGACACCGGTTCTGCAGAGGTGCAGATCGCTGTGCTCACCGCTCGCATCCAGTACCTCACTGATCACCTGAAGGAGCACAAGAAGGATCATCATTCCCGTCGCGGCCTGCTGAAGATGGTCGGCCATCGCCGTCGTCTCCTCAGCTACCTCTACAAGACGGATATCGAGCGTTATCGCTCCATCATCAACAAGCTGAACCTGCGCAAGTAA
- the ndk gene encoding nucleoside-diphosphate kinase, with the protein MEKTLVLIKPDAFAKHYSGDIIKRYEEEGFRIVAMKLMKMDERLASIHYAEHIGQYYYEDLVGFMTSAPLIAIVLEGEDAIARVRQLHGKTNPKDAEEGTIRKLYASSGSRNAVHASDSPENAQREIHIFFNETEILDGEYHPKD; encoded by the coding sequence ATGGAGAAAACTTTAGTCCTGATCAAGCCCGATGCCTTTGCCAAGCATTACAGCGGTGACATTATCAAGCGCTACGAGGAGGAAGGCTTCCGCATTGTGGCCATGAAGCTCATGAAGATGGACGAGCGCCTGGCTTCCATCCATTATGCTGAGCATATCGGCCAGTATTATTATGAGGATCTGGTGGGCTTCATGACTTCTGCTCCCCTTATCGCCATCGTGCTGGAGGGAGAAGATGCCATTGCCCGGGTGCGGCAGCTCCATGGCAAGACCAACCCCAAGGATGCTGAGGAGGGAACCATCAGGAAGCTCTACGCTTCCAGCGGCAGCCGCAATGCTGTCCACGCCTCTGACAGCCCGGAGAACGCCCAGAGGGAGATTCATATCTTCTTCAATGAAACTGAAATCCTTGATGGGGAGTATCATCCGAAAGATTAG
- a CDS encoding DUF4422 domain-containing protein, with translation MENPENQLKHELILYGRGLIAEEYFRYLSRKEQAGEVMCFAVTTMNGQGDTYCGRPCLEIEPALAKFPQAEVHLALQEKYHGEVVSLLEKLGRRPERVIGLHRMTELLGEQGIREISTACSELTVRRNPHDYSMLEIAASEHPEEKFTFYPMTQVPLSPEDMAKVRSYVQGNFFEGWGGIKDLAKSASRLEENVLYIAMATSAKDALVSREGLPGYVHTVLGGAAAYEGQRSGELAYDDEGRNISLYNNLYSELTVAYWLWQKAPQTKYLGLCHYRRHFVLPAEVQGAIAKGEIDVLLTRPRLTFPSVREYFANLPVTTMDELDYETMLRLIESEDSELAKFSRDFLEGQIHFPNNMVIAKRDIYLDYCKFMFKVLQGMQEHYKGKGTPRPDRYLGYVGELLTTVYFAYHRGRWRTGFIDYRLLKEV, from the coding sequence ATGGAGAACCCGGAAAATCAGCTTAAGCATGAACTCATTCTCTATGGCAGAGGTCTGATTGCAGAGGAGTACTTCCGCTACCTGTCCCGAAAGGAACAGGCGGGAGAGGTCATGTGTTTTGCTGTGACCACCATGAACGGCCAGGGAGACACTTACTGCGGAAGGCCTTGTCTGGAAATTGAGCCGGCTTTGGCAAAATTCCCGCAGGCAGAGGTACATCTGGCTTTGCAGGAAAAATATCATGGGGAAGTCGTTTCCCTGCTGGAGAAGCTGGGGAGAAGGCCGGAACGGGTTATTGGCCTCCATCGCATGACGGAATTATTGGGAGAGCAGGGAATAAGGGAAATCAGCACCGCTTGTTCGGAATTAACGGTAAGGCGCAATCCCCATGACTATTCCATGCTGGAAATCGCTGCTAGTGAGCATCCGGAAGAAAAGTTCACTTTTTACCCCATGACTCAAGTGCCTTTATCACCAGAGGATATGGCAAAGGTGCGTAGTTATGTGCAGGGAAATTTTTTCGAGGGCTGGGGTGGCATAAAAGATTTGGCAAAGTCTGCTTCAAGGCTTGAGGAAAATGTCCTTTACATAGCCATGGCCACTTCTGCCAAGGATGCCCTGGTCAGCCGTGAGGGCCTGCCGGGCTATGTACACACCGTGCTGGGAGGAGCCGCGGCCTATGAGGGGCAGCGCTCTGGAGAACTGGCATATGATGATGAAGGGAGAAATATCTCTCTTTATAATAACCTTTACTCGGAACTGACAGTTGCATACTGGCTGTGGCAGAAAGCACCGCAGACTAAGTACCTGGGGTTATGCCATTACCGCAGGCATTTTGTGCTGCCTGCGGAAGTGCAGGGGGCTATAGCCAAAGGGGAGATAGACGTCCTTCTTACCCGCCCACGCCTTACTTTTCCAAGCGTGCGGGAATACTTTGCGAACCTACCAGTCACCACCATGGATGAGCTGGACTATGAAACAATGCTCAGATTGATAGAGAGTGAAGATTCTGAGCTGGCAAAGTTTTCAAGGGATTTCTTGGAGGGGCAGATTCATTTTCCCAATAACATGGTTATCGCAAAGAGAGATATTTATCTTGACTATTGTAAATTCATGTTCAAGGTGCTGCAGGGGATGCAGGAGCATTACAAGGGGAAAGGGACTCCCCGCCCGGACAGGTACCTTGGCTATGTGGGGGAACTGCTGACTACCGTGTACTTCGCCTATCATCGTGGGAGATGGCGGACAGGATTTATAGATTATCGACTGCTGAAAGAAGTATGA
- a CDS encoding gamma carbonic anhydrase family protein: MGNILPYNSIMPKLGENVFVAPTATVAGDVTIGDDSSVWFGAVVRGDFQPVIIGKGTNVQDNAIVHVMGDKPTIIGDGVTIGHGAIIHCGRIGSNCLVGMGTIVLGYTDIGDNVIIGAASLITQHKKIPSNSLVFGNPAKIIRGLREDEIEALKESADNYAKMAQKYKAEIL, translated from the coding sequence ATGGGCAACATTTTACCATACAATTCCATCATGCCGAAACTGGGCGAGAATGTCTTCGTAGCCCCCACAGCCACCGTGGCAGGGGATGTTACCATAGGAGATGACAGCAGCGTTTGGTTCGGTGCTGTGGTGCGTGGAGACTTCCAGCCTGTCATCATCGGCAAGGGCACCAATGTGCAGGATAATGCCATCGTCCATGTCATGGGGGACAAGCCTACAATTATTGGCGATGGGGTCACCATCGGCCACGGTGCTATCATCCATTGCGGGCGCATAGGCAGCAACTGCCTGGTGGGCATGGGGACCATTGTTCTGGGGTACACTGATATTGGGGATAATGTCATCATCGGTGCCGCCAGCCTCATTACCCAGCACAAGAAGATTCCTTCCAATTCCCTGGTCTTTGGCAATCCAGCCAAGATCATACGCGGCTTGCGTGAGGATGAAATAGAAGCCCTGAAGGAGTCTGCCGATAATTATGCCAAGATGGCGCAAAAATACAAGGCTGAAATCTTGTAA
- a CDS encoding glycosyltransferase family 2 protein, with protein MPEISVIVPLYNTRKYLQEAIDSVLAQTFQDFEIIVVDDCSTDGSWELVNRLYGENDNVCLYRHENNKTAGGARNTGLEHAKGKYIAFLDSDDLYMPETLEIMHKAAEKYGAEVVHSPGCLIPQGDQEQIRTTDEFRTILFDDMSASEKPVLINEDKAYRVELWGRRKLYGTIWNKLFRKDFLDKHHIRFEENLVPGQDAIFLFRCIFYARIYLWIPDIFYIYRRPVTSVTRKKRDAKFIAMQAKNIAAKIKALDTYMGDIPWFSDKPEVQDKVREFAIIDTDPSFIQQGYHSQGLLEGSEEEIRQAFKDIYGEQGYFAYWYFHHYHLLKAGAGGTNEGQSYIFPYHLFQEGERTVIYGAGESGQSFYRQLQRQNYLKPVGIVDKRAKELKTPDFPVQLVEDLKKMDFDALLIAVINEKAAREIKAMLIQMGIAENRIRWQGNAYTEDDYYNNYYFPLLRENHQARQN; from the coding sequence ATGCCGGAAATATCCGTAATTGTGCCCCTGTACAATACAAGGAAGTATCTGCAGGAGGCTATTGATAGCGTACTAGCTCAGACTTTTCAGGATTTCGAAATCATAGTGGTAGATGACTGTTCAACGGATGGCAGCTGGGAACTGGTAAACAGGCTTTATGGAGAAAATGACAATGTCTGCCTGTATCGCCATGAAAACAACAAGACAGCAGGTGGCGCCAGAAACACGGGCCTTGAGCACGCTAAGGGCAAATACATTGCCTTTTTGGACAGTGATGATCTCTATATGCCGGAGACATTGGAAATCATGCATAAGGCGGCCGAAAAGTACGGCGCGGAGGTAGTTCATTCCCCAGGTTGTTTGATACCCCAGGGAGATCAGGAGCAGATAAGGACAACAGACGAATTCCGCACCATTCTCTTTGACGATATGTCAGCCTCAGAAAAGCCAGTGCTGATAAACGAAGACAAGGCCTATCGCGTGGAGCTTTGGGGCAGACGGAAACTTTACGGCACCATCTGGAACAAGCTTTTCAGAAAGGATTTCCTGGACAAGCATCACATACGCTTCGAGGAAAACTTAGTGCCGGGGCAGGATGCCATCTTCCTGTTCCGTTGTATCTTCTATGCCAGAATCTACCTATGGATTCCGGACATCTTCTACATCTACCGCCGTCCTGTCACATCTGTGACCAGAAAAAAGCGGGATGCCAAATTTATCGCAATGCAGGCCAAAAATATTGCAGCGAAGATAAAGGCACTGGATACCTATATGGGTGACATCCCGTGGTTCAGTGACAAACCGGAAGTACAGGACAAAGTTCGGGAGTTTGCCATTATCGACACTGACCCCTCCTTCATTCAGCAAGGCTACCACAGCCAGGGCCTGCTGGAGGGCAGTGAGGAAGAAATCCGCCAAGCCTTCAAGGATATTTACGGTGAGCAAGGCTATTTTGCCTATTGGTATTTCCATCACTATCATCTGCTGAAGGCAGGCGCGGGAGGAACCAATGAGGGCCAGTCATACATCTTCCCCTATCATCTTTTCCAAGAGGGAGAGAGAACCGTCATCTACGGCGCCGGAGAATCCGGCCAGTCCTTCTACCGCCAGTTGCAGCGGCAAAACTACCTCAAGCCCGTAGGTATAGTGGACAAAAGAGCCAAGGAACTTAAAACCCCGGACTTCCCCGTGCAACTAGTTGAAGACCTAAAAAAGATGGACTTCGATGCCCTTCTGATTGCCGTCATCAATGAAAAAGCAGCCAGGGAAATCAAGGCCATGCTCATTCAAATGGGTATAGCAGAAAACAGGATTCGCTGGCAAGGAAATGCCTACACAGAAGATGACTATTACAACAACTACTATTTTCCCTTACTGAGAGAAAACCATCAAGCAAGACAAAACTAA